Below is a window of Populus trichocarpa isolate Nisqually-1 chromosome 3, P.trichocarpa_v4.1, whole genome shotgun sequence DNA.
TGAAGGTTTTGACTTTTGAGTTGCTGATCAATTGTTCCCTTTTTGTTATCTCAGGAATTTGCAGAGGAAGAACTGGAATGGTTATCAAATAAAGATGCTTTCCCAGCAGTGGAAACCTGCTTCGGCATTCTCTCCGAGGAGCCAGGCAGCATTCCCAAGCACCACAGCCCAGTCTCCGTTCTTGAAAACAGTACCACTAGCAGCACTAGCATCAGTGGGAATAGCAGTAATAGTAGCATTATTATGAGTTACTGTAGCCTTCGCGTGCCTGTCAAGGCTCGCAGCAAGCGTCGCCACAGGCGCCCTCGAGAAATCCGAGAGCAAGAGCGCTGGTGGAGTCGGGAAAATTCTACAAGGAGAAAACCAGCTGTGTCAGTAGCAAAAATGGGGAGAAAATGTCAGCATTGTGGTGTTGAAAAGACCCCGCAATGGCGGGCAGGTCCAGATGGGCCTAAAACGTTGTGTAATGCTTGCGGGGTGCGATACAAGTCTGGTAGGTTGGTGCCTGAGTATCGGCCTGCGAATAGTCCGACATTCTCCAGCAAATTGCACTCGAATTCACATCGGAAGGTTGTGGAGATGAGGAAGCAGAAGCAGATGATGGGGTCACTTGTTGTGAAGCCAATGGATAAAGGGTAGGGTGGTGGTTAttagtacttttttttctttttttcttttcttttttggagtCATTTTACTACTAGCATAGTTAGGGAGTAGGGGATTTGATGTAATGGGATAGGTGATTAGTGATGATGCTTTGTTTTGAAGGAAATTTACTAGGGGAATTTTGACTTTTAGTGTGCTTGGTTGTGTTTTAGAAATAGAAAGCAAGGTAGTGCTATATTTGGTTTTTCTCGTATCTTAATTCTTTGTTCCATTGCTTGGATAGGAGATGATGAGGCTTGGGGTTAATTCGGTGTGCTGGGTCGGTTTTGGTTATAATTTTTGGTTGAGGTTGTGCTTGATCACTTTGAACTAACTAATTTCTGATGGATGAGGGCAATTTTATGAGTTGTTACACAATCCAAATTGGCTGCTTAGAGAAAACCCTCCATGAATTTCCTAAACACAGACAAGTGTATTGTAAGTTTTGTTTGTCCACATGGCAAATTTTGTTGTCTTGTTCTTCCTTGTGAAATTCTTGTTCAGatgatgtttttaattgtttcctTGACTTAGATCGCTACATGTATGCAAATGTTCAGTTTAAGAGAACTGTTAAATAAGAAGTAGCTCCACAGAATGTGCTTTTCAGGCGGTTGGAGATCCCTGAATCTATCATAGTTTCAGATGTCAGTTGAGGAGAAGCAATAACAGATCCCTGCTTTAGTTCGTTTTATATTATGATTTCTAGGTTATGGAAAGCATTCTATGTGTTGTAAGCTCATTGCTGGTCTGCTAAAAAGCCGTTGCTTTGGAGTTTTTGTTTGCAAGTAAATGGCTCTGATGGCCATTTAAGGCTGGAAATGTTAGGCGTCAGTCTATTTAAGACTTGGACGCATCATACAAGGGCTTAACTGCAGGATACAAGAACTTGGCAGACTGACGggtgccttttttttcttgttaagatTGCATATAAACTGGGTTGGGATACTTCCAACATGACAAGGATGAATAATTGAATGAGATTTAGATTTAgtgttaaaacaaaataaaaatgaaaacaactcTAATCTTGTTCTTCCTCCCTGATTAAGATGATTCAAATCTATATAAATAGTATATTTGATATGGCATGTGCAATGCCAGATGATGGTCAGTGGTCTATTTTGAGAGCAGAAACAAGGGTGATCTGGGCCAACCTTTGACAAGTGATGAAGGCAATTGTTCAATCAAATCTGCCATTCCTGTTTGATTAACAATTTGTGAAAGATGAGGGCAACTTGGAATGTTATAAAAATCACCGATTCAATGATTTTAGCAAGGCAATAATTCAAATCGGCATGTTCACATGGGTTTGATTGGTTTAAGACGTTTGCGGTAGTTATGGCATTGAGTACATCAATTTTGTCGCTGAAAATGTATTGGATTTAGAATACTAAGCGAACAAATTGCTCTCAAAGGTGACTAATTAAGTGTcaatgtttaattaatgaactTGACTTAAGCACTAATCTTCCTTAACTTATGTCGTCATGTGTGGTAAGGGAGGGACTGCACCTATAATTTAACAAGGGGACAATGAACCTTTGGCATGTAGTTGGATTGACGATGCCACATGGGGGGTACTGTATGAATGCGCTGGTTTTGGCTAGTGATCGTGAGAAAGGACTAAAATAATTGGTGCTAAAAGGTTAACACAATGATTGATGATGGACACTAGCTAGCCACTGCAGAAAACCGAAGAGGTAAAGAAACTTTTGTCGAAAACTCCATCTGAAATACAAAACATAAGAGCAGGATTTTGATGACACAGTTACTTGGAAATTAGCATCCATCTATCTATAACAATTCTTAAATTTTGGAACCAAAACCAATCCAAGACTCCGAGGATTTCCAACCAAACCATTCTGAAGAGGTTGGATTGAGTTTGATAATGAGATAGACTCGTCCCCAAAACTCCACTCATCAGACTGATGAAGATAATTGCATTTGGTTTAACAATCAGTTCACCCCTGTATATTACAGGGTATCTTGTTAGCATCATGCTCTGCAGATATCAGTTTCATCGACAAATTCACAGTGAGAGCTAAGGTGTCAGAGGGAAATCAACAGGACCTTTCTCTGGTAACCTataagaaggggaaaaaagcaCTACGAGGTTTGTTATTTATTCGTTAATCCTTTGTTATGTTGAGTAATATACatcaaaaggaagaaagaagttCCGGGTCTTGTAGTTTAGACCAGGCACGTATGCCTCGTAGACATAGCCCCTTCTCTTTTGCATGAAGTGATCAAAGGAATCTTTTCCATTCACAAAGCTTCCTGCCATAAATGCAGGCCTTGTGAGGTGACTCGGGCTCCTTTCCTTCCAACTAGGAAAAGCCAGGTCCTTTTCAGATGGGGTTTGCCTTTGACACACACCAACGAGTAACGTCAGTATAAAGTGTTCCCCTTTTTCCTCAACGTGGGAGTATGCTGCTGCCTGTAGAAGTTGGGaatagttttgatttgattggagACAACTGTCGCAATTCACAAAGCAAATATTGGATGATTTGCCACAAATGGGAGCCTTGTTGGCCTGTCCTTCGCTGTGTTTGTCATCCATTTATTTATGCTGGGCTTTCGGCATGAATTTTCAACAAAGTTAGCAAGGAATTCTTGTTGGGTTCGCTTTTCACCTGTAGTGTTGTGCTCCTGTCCAATCTCTAGTGTCGATTCCCATCACAAGTTGTAACGTGACATGATCTATCCCTGCAAGATCCGGAAAATTCAAAGCTTAGAGATTGGCTCGAGTTTCTGGTTGAActgatgaaaattttaattggagttCTTATTCAATCTGTTTAGACTTCAAAATTTTTGAGTTATATGATTAGATTCAATTCAGATCAGACGGAGtcaattgtaaaagaaaaaaacctttctactttttttccttttcctctcttttctctctcttttcttttactctcgtCTTCTCTTCTCTTGGCTCTCTGAGTTTTCAAATTTGAAACTTTATCTGCAACAGCATAACATCGAAGGTGTAAAACAATAACCGACCCCTTTCTCTCATGGAGATAGAGGAGTTCAAATCCACAAGATTTGAACATGGGTTCAACAGAAAAGTGAACAGTCCATGACCATTGGATTCAGTCcaataattgatgaaaaatgcAAATGGGTTGTGCTTGCACTGATGATTGAGATGGAGGGTTATAAAGCTACGACCATAATAAGGAGAGGAAATGAGAGAGTACAAATTCTTGCGGACACAGTTGCAAAGAAAGGCAGATTTGGAGGTAGGGATTGAAATGGGTATTCCCAGGtaggattttttaatatttatattctatttattatttattatataaaaaatttggatatttttaaattatcaaatggGTTGGATATCTATATTAGTATCTATTatttatcatacaaaaaaaaatagttaatatattttttcaaagtttatacacacacattaaatgataaaattataaatagtattcatatatgtttttatatcaattttcagatatttatatattatattgtattaaaaaaatctaaacggtttataaatatatctatataatataaatatatatttcaaattagatTCAGTTAGCTTTCCGTCGAGTTTAACAATATTCACATCttatttagtatttattaaactatttaaaaaatatttatttattcaattaaaatgaagttaatattttttatattcgaattaaattatcatatattttaaggtGGGTAGcatttaaaaaacttcaattaaaagGTCATTCAGAGGGGAATTGGATTGATatatttccctctttttttatatataattttttggtatAGACATTAATTTACTAACATTTTTAGGCGTTTGAGCTGGGAAGGGCTCTCTATTCTATTTCTTGTTGGTATTATAAAATAGTAGATAGAAGCCCACGCCACACACACACCAATgactgaaaaaagaaagatagtgCTGGTCATCATTTTAAtacacggaaaaaaaaaacattatctttagttataaaataaatttatttttataaagttttgtatatatttttttttatttcaaataaaaaatatattctttttatttctattatttctgTCTTTGAGACAATAACCAAACTTTATTTaactatcattttaaatatacaaattaatttattattttgagatacaaaattaataatgagaATTCCATAACTAATTAAAGAGCAAAAGTTTACTGTAATCAacctttcaattttcatttaaatttaataaaatatcctTAATACACGGTTAAAGAGTTAAATATATCTCTCCGACAAccatctacttttttttaaaaaaatcaaaatattttttctagctaAAATATATTACATTCACAAGAAACTCAATACATGtttttaactaataataaattcaaacagGCACCTTTCTACAAGTAGGAGtaatcattttttgtttaatttggtttttattaaaaaaattaaccacattgattttttttataaaaaaaactgaaaccagttcaaaccgaccggtttcggtttggttttttaggacaaaaaccggtttagctcagttttttctggtttttttcggtttaggttcggttcggttttttcggttttaggcttataaaaccgaacaggtcggtttttttaaaattttaaccgatttaatcgggtttttttcatggttcggtttttttggttatttttttttctaatttttcagtttttttactcaccctaCTTATAAAGCTTAAATTAACATTACGTCACACTAATCTAACCCTATCTTCTTACAAGCAACTTCTATATATAGTTGGATAATTtgagaaatattaaatttaaatctagACGTGATAAGAATAATTGACAACTTCAAATGAGAAATCAAAGTTGACTATAGGTATATctatagaatattttttataacttcgAAGCTAAGCGTGTTTTGAGCTAGAGCCATAGGTGATTTTCTAggaataactatatatatatatacactccaATCTATAGACATAAACAACTGTATAATTGCTGGCGGACCTGAGTTTACGagtgttttttttccatggCTTAACTATTAAGAATGACTGTTCATATATGGCAAACACGAGTCTATCCCCTTTTTGGTGTCGGATCCAAACCCCTCTTGTTCCCACTTTCTAGCCATTAGTTAAACACCAATCCCGAGATATATATGACCTGTTGCttgcttaatgttttttttttatttgatttaaagtatttttttatttaaaaatatattaaaataatattttttattttttaaaaattaattttaatatcattacatcaaaaccatttaaaaatataaaaatataattatttttaaaaaaccgtgATCCCACATGGACACTGACTACAAGGCTATCCCATTCCACCGAGAAggcaagaaaaaataactcaaaacttCAACCAATAAGGAATGGCTGGTGAACCTTCACAGTTGGGGCAGAAATACGAAGTTGCAACGTAAAATAATGGTCGAGAAAGAAATAACTGAACATTTAGGTGGTGGTTCAGTGATAAGAATTTGACATCaagaagtttgttttttatatgatctcaggttcgagccctatgattgctcatatgatagtcattggaggcttatatggtcgttaacttcagggctcgtgggattagtcgagatgcgcgcaagctggcccggacacccatattaaactaaaaaaaagctgGAAGAAATATATATGGAGGATTTTCTGACCaagaattaattgagaaaaCTATAATCAACCCAACAAAGacctaacaaattaagaataattaattgaaagCTGTCACACCATACCTAACAATAGTACCACGGTCCATACCTAATATGTTTTTCCTAACTTTGTATGAAAGTAGTCCTGActcccaatatatatatatatatatatatatatatatatatatatatatatatatatggagtaattaataatattttattagtaaaaaatactaaggaaagatattattattattaattttgtttttggtcatgtgtcaaaatacaagaaaaaaaatatctttgtttGAATTCAGACAAAAACTAGGAGCAAAAAACATCCTTGTAAACTTATCAGTTCGAATGGAAATCTGGCTTGAAAGATTCTGTTCTTCTGGTAGAATCCATCTTTTAACGTATCAGCTAATTAAATTGATCAGATGCATTCACAAACTGACATATAtatgaaatgatttttatatgttttcattttctcaaaTCACTAAAATCATATGTGACTGTCAGtttatttatataacttaattaattcaagCAGGTATTGCAGTGCTAAATAGAGATATTCTTGGAGTATTATAAGTTTTAATTATCGAACTAATACCATCCCTGTTGTTAATTAGAAGGAGACATCAGTATAATGCATCCATGCacattggtgtttttttttaaatgattacaGTATCTTGGATTAGCTTTGAATTAATGCTAGATTAAATCCATTTTTGGCTCATATTAAACAAGCAATCAGCATCAGCTTCCTTCTGAAAACTTTCCTCTGATAGATCCAAAACGAAAACATGAGAAGTATTTCGACCTAACTGTACGTATCCAGACTTAGACTCGTTACGAATGAATTCGATGTTGATGACCATGCATATGGAAAAACTCTCCCTAGCTCATTATGATAAACACCTGGGCCGGCGGTGTTCTGCAGAATTTTATGGCCTGATAAGTGTAGACGTCGAAAGGGAGCCGGTCTTGATATACTTGAtctgtaattgaaaaaaaaggagcaatatGCGTATGCTGGTGAGTGGAGCACGCACCCACGAGTCATCGTCATCGAGTAATTCGTAGacatgcgtgtgtgtgtgtgttaactGGTGTATAATTCTTGAAAATTGACATGTCGGAATTATCATTGCACCTTCAGTAACTTAAATGACGCTGCAAGACATTCGTTAATGTATGTAAATAACTACctgaaattctttttatttaaagatatattgaaataatatattttttattttttaaattttatttttaatatttatatataaaaacaataaaaaaaacataaaaaattcaaaaaaaattaaaaatataatagtacCGCAGTATCAAACCAAATCTGTAGCATTGACCTGATCACTTAAATGTAAATGGACAAAACcacatgatattttttctatcattttcttatttctacTTTTCAGCATAAAATAAGAAGACTTGACTTTATACATATgccatttttataaataaaaatctaacttCTATGCCTAAACCATAaccattgatatatatatatatatatatatatatatatatatatatatatatataatttgattgtaATCAAGCttaattgaattgattaaacGGGTcaaattgcattattttttaaaaaaagaagatccaATTGAACTGTAGCAATCAATTGATCCAGCTAGCTAGCTCATCTTGGTCAATTGCCACCCTAGCTAAAAGACTACCACAGCATACCACAAGTTGAAAGTTTTCTATAACATAAGGACGCGAGAGACCGATgctccaaaataaaaaagtaagagacccatttattaaaaacatggttCAAGGTATTTATCCCTCTCCATGGATCAAGGTTCACGGGAGGGAGCGTAACATGCATGATGCTTTGATCGTGATGCCAACTAGGATTTGgtgataaagagagaaaaaaattaagacaagaAGATGAGGACAGAAGCTGCTGCAGTTTTGCGTGTTGACGGTGGAGTCAAGTCGCTTGGTATGCAGATCTAACAGGCACCCAAGTAAACAAAAAACGtgagtaaattaaaataactgtgattctgtttatttttgtatttaaaaagtatttttaaaaattttatttgttttttgttttaatttatttttataattttttattattttgatgtgttgatgttaaaaataatttttttttaaaaaaaaatattattttaatactttaaattttaaaaaacaaccattatccatcataatatcaaacacaatttatatgcatattttttttttagtttgacgtgggtgtccgggccagcttgcgcgcacctcgactaatcccacaggccctgaagttaacgaccatataagcctccagtgaccaacATATAAGCaaccataaaaaatttatttacatatttatACTTTGTTCATTGTGCTTCACCCCAATCCATAAAAGAAATACATCaatattttgatgatgttttttatttgggaaCGCGGATTTCTATGTTCTTAAAGAGACTTAGTCTGATTCATTCAATTCAATGCTTAAAAAAATgtgtatttttatgtaaaagttGGTTTGGAAACACTATTTTACAATaaagtgtttgatattgtattgtaattaagatatttttaaaaatattttttatttaaaaatatattaaaataattttttttatttttaatatcaacatattaaaatcataaaaaaaacattaatttattaggtggtaaatatatttttaaaaaagacttaAAAACAATGGATACCTACTTCCAAACATATCCATGACAAAAGCTTCTTTTAACTTTGAAGAATAATTCCAATGATATGAttcaagtttatttattattataattattattatataataatgataaataacttttttattgtcTAGTTTAAAACTCAATGaacttttcaatgaaaaataaaaagaaaacaaaaggaaaaaagtatTGAAATCAttcaaagttgttttttaatggacAAAACCAAGTCCAgcacatttaaaataataataaaaaaagattaaaagggAGTGAGTTAATTACGTGTAATGAAAAGATagaaaatgattatttatttgtgtaaaGACAATCAATGAATTCAAAAGACGTAAaggaatccttttcttttttcctcgtTTTTGTCATGAAATGATGTTCAATCTGTATAAAACCCGAGAGGAAGCTTTTGGGTAAAGGCAAACCATTAACCCGGACCCATCTTGAGATAAATACTTGACTCTTTGTATGAATAGAGGCTTGGAGCGTATAaaatgtaagtttatttttgtattttaaaagtatttaaatttttttattttaaattaaatttttttgtttattattaatttttaaaaaataattaaaaaaatatcattttaatatatttctaaacaaaaaatattttaaaaaataatctcttatACCAGACACCCCTGCAATATTTGCCGATTAAAAAGGAAGATGACCCATATTAGGGATGTGAAATCCTGGAAATTAAGGGCATAAATAATTTACAATCTACACTGCAATAACTTAACTAGGGCAAGGTCATGAGATCAATCATGGTGGCATGCGCATTTTCTCAATTTTGCACACAGTAGGATAATTTTATTAGTAGAATATTGTGCGTTAATTATTGATAAACATCCGTAAAGAACACTGGACCTCCTTAGCAAAGCCGTTTAGATAATTCATAGGTTACATTATTACTAGCGAGAGATCTAGTTTtatggaaaattaatttaatttggatatatgaacagtaaaaacaaaaatttatattaatcaagtgctattaattttttttttattaattatttctgaAATCCTCAGATTAACACGTAAATTAATTCGGAAATATTACAAGAGTACTCTCACGCCAATTACAAGCCTAGAAGCAGTTTTAGTAGATAAGGGTTTACCTGTTATTGGGTTAATCAtaatggtttaaaatattttttatttaaaaatatattaaaataatttttttttatttttttaatattaatatatcaaaataatctcaaaatataaaaaaatattttaaaatttaaaagatggcGGTGCAAATAAACTCAGGAGGGCTCGCTTCTTTTCTCTTACTTCTCCGGTTCagacataaataa
It encodes the following:
- the LOC7478270 gene encoding GATA transcription factor 1 produces the protein MESLDTAAGFMVDDLLDFCSDIGEGDDDEEHQNNNKKPRKGLPSLNPNALASASFNVLEHTLLPEFAEEELEWLSNKDAFPAVETCFGILSEEPGSIPKHHSPVSVLENSTTSSTSISGNSSNSSIIMSYCSLRVPVKARSKRRHRRPREIREQERWWSRENSTRRKPAVSVAKMGRKCQHCGVEKTPQWRAGPDGPKTLCNACGVRYKSGRLVPEYRPANSPTFSSKLHSNSHRKVVEMRKQKQMMGSLVVKPMDKG